Part of the Prochlorococcus sp. MIT 0603 genome is shown below.
ACTTGAAGCATCATCAGATCTTACTGTTCGTTGGGTTGAGCTACATACAGGTTCTTATGCCACATCAACATGGAATAATCAGGCAGTTGAATTTTCAAAAGTTAAAGAAAGTGTAAACAAAGCAAGACATTTAGGTTTACGTGTAAATGCTGGCCATGGATTAACTTATCAAAATATAGAGCCAATTGCTTCTATTAAAGGAATAGAAGAACTGAATATTGGTCACACAATAATTTCAAGAGCATTAGCAATTGGTCTAAAAAAGGCGGTTAGAGAAATGAAAGATATGATAGTAAATCCACGTAAGGAACCTTTTTTTGCGTCTTAGCAAAGATTTTCATTAAAATTCCAAACCTTGTTAACTGTTTACAGAAGCAATAGATCCGAATGGTTAGCTGAGTTGCTTGCTGAACAGCTCAGGGTTAATCCTCCAGGGCCTTTAGAGACCGTAGAGGTGATGGTAAACACATGGTCTACAAGTAGATGGCTATCTGAAAAAATTGCAACTGTTAATGGAATATGTGCGGAAGTTGATTTTCCTTTCCCTAATACATATTTACGGAAGCTTATACAACTCTACCTAGGGTTAGAATTATCAACTGAAGATCCATGGCAAAAAAATAAGCTTGCATGGTCAATAATCGATGTCCTTCCAGAGCTTCTTAAGAACCAAGAGGCAAGTTATCTTTTAAATTGGATCAATACTGATTTTTCAGATTCAGGCATACTTAATAAAAAGCAGTGGAAGTTAGCTAATAAATTAGCAACAACATTTAATGATTATATTTTATATAGACCTAGATTGATTTCTGAATGGTGGAATATAGGCGATTTAACTGACAAATCAAAATACAACATAAACAACCCAGAAATTAGATGGCAGCTAATACTATTTAATTTACTAAGAAACAAGATTAAATCAGAACCATTCAATATACAGGTTAACAAGGCCATAAAAGCTCTTAAGCGTAAAGATAGCTCTAGGAATAAACTCCCAGTTCAATTGCATGTTTTTGGTATAAGCAGTATGGCGCCTATTCAGATAGAACTTATACAGGCATTTTCTTCTATTTTAGACGTTAAAATGTTTATAACAACACCATGCCAGGACCTATGGAAACGTTGTAGGGATAGAAGAGAAACTCTTGGAGATGATTGGGAAGACCCTGTTGATGGATTTTGGTTATTAAAAGCACCCAGAATTGAAGCAACTCTTGGACGAATGGGAGCAGAGTTTCAGCAATTACTTGAGGGGAGTGGAGAATATCAATTAGGTGAATGGAATGAACAAGATTTATTTTCCATGCCTGTAAAAATTGCATTAAACAATTCACGTACACCATCTCTAATAGAGCAATTACAAGAAAGTTTGTTGGACAGTAATACAACAAATCAATTGAATAGAAATCTTGATGATGATTCGCTCGTGTTCTTGCGTGCTCCTGGAGCAAGAAGGCAAGTACAACTAATTCGTGATCAAATAATCCAGTGGTTTGCTGCAGATAACAACTTACAACCCAAAGACATCATAATTATGACTCCTGAAATTGAAAAGATAGCTCCACTAATAGCTTCTATCTTCAATGATGTCTCAGCAACAGGAGTTAATATTCCTTGGACAATTACTGATCGCACCCAACATCAAAAGCCAGGTCCAGTTCAATTCATCCTAGAGATTATTGAGATAGCTTCAACTGGACTCACATCAATTAATTTAGAACACCTACTTAGATACAAATTTCTCAAAGATCGATATGGCCTGGATTACGAAGATATAGAGAAAATGATAGAGAGTTTAAATAGAACAGGCTTTCGAGGGGGAATTGACGAAAATGATCGCAATGGTGATGAAACACATAGCTTAAAATGGTGTCTAGAAAGATGGTTGCTAGGAATAGTTATTTCTAAAGGGAGTGCTATAGCTAGCCAAGGAATAGCACCCTTTTCAGAGAATCGATCTGTAAATGAAATTAGCAACTGGCTAATATTGCTAACAAAAATCAACAAGTACTTACAAAAGATAAGGGTGGCTAAAGATTGTAAAAGCTGGGTTGAATTACTAAAAAGAATCCAAATTGATTTCTCTCATCAAGAGACTTCCTTATCATGGGAGCTCGAATTGTTTAATTTACATATTGACGACTGGTTAAAGATTGCAGGCGATAGCTCT
Proteins encoded:
- a CDS encoding exodeoxyribonuclease V subunit gamma, translated to MLTVYRSNRSEWLAELLAEQLRVNPPGPLETVEVMVNTWSTSRWLSEKIATVNGICAEVDFPFPNTYLRKLIQLYLGLELSTEDPWQKNKLAWSIIDVLPELLKNQEASYLLNWINTDFSDSGILNKKQWKLANKLATTFNDYILYRPRLISEWWNIGDLTDKSKYNINNPEIRWQLILFNLLRNKIKSEPFNIQVNKAIKALKRKDSSRNKLPVQLHVFGISSMAPIQIELIQAFSSILDVKMFITTPCQDLWKRCRDRRETLGDDWEDPVDGFWLLKAPRIEATLGRMGAEFQQLLEGSGEYQLGEWNEQDLFSMPVKIALNNSRTPSLIEQLQESLLDSNTTNQLNRNLDDDSLVFLRAPGARRQVQLIRDQIIQWFAADNNLQPKDIIIMTPEIEKIAPLIASIFNDVSATGVNIPWTITDRTQHQKPGPVQFILEIIEIASTGLTSINLEHLLRYKFLKDRYGLDYEDIEKMIESLNRTGFRGGIDENDRNGDETHSLKWCLERWLLGIVISKGSAIASQGIAPFSENRSVNEISNWLILLTKINKYLQKIRVAKDCKSWVELLKRIQIDFSHQETSLSWELELFNLHIDDWLKIAGDSSLKLEPSVVWEILKEYCSLESGRFGHRSGKITISALEPMRAIPHKIIILMGLENSNYPHHEDHPSFNLLTKERLLGDPKSSDKDRYVLLESLISCREKLLIAWNYRDEKTGEELEAPGPIHQLIEYIRGELNENTIPGLIRTAPPNPLSKENFVSNDFQPPISCDIRNLKARTLLDKESSPKALALGLPIKWSENHTNKSKGIPNQTIKSWLTAPQLTWLNQFNLKPRNEMYTIDSLEPIHLEELQRFNLLKKQFLYAKEILIKQKDISAFNEKIDWQIKLMGQGILPPRAAAETECEILQARWESLSVNIKTMGQLEEKQLSIGEETIKVLYAGINSIVIDIGKLKAKTIMTAWLQHLQVCAYSDNTSKTYILSRANTPKKRDQYHLSAHFAKIDKQEARNYLKDIYSIVDQGLEQCWPIPPESGWALSKAKYENRSNAKGIFKRVWTGDFKRVGEREKEEMRISFGEDCNSEIFFGNKIFEDCLKTLYGPLLNSLII